The sequence below is a genomic window from Leptotrichia sp. oral taxon 215 str. W9775.
ATACTGGAAATTGATGTTCAGGGGGCACTTATAGCCAAGGAAAAAAAGAAGGATGCTATTTTAGTATTCTTCAGAACAAAAGATATGGACATCCTTGAAAAAAGACTGCGTGACAGAAAAACAGATTCAGAAGAAGTAATACAGACAAGACTGAAGAATGCTGAAACTGAGCTGAAGTATGAAGATAAATATAATTATACGATTATAAATGAAAATTTGGATGATTCAATACAGGAATTAATAGATATAATAGAAGGATAAGCTTTGAATTATTCCCTGAATGGAGGAAAAATGAAAAAAGAAAAAATAACTATTGATGATTTATTATCAAAAATACCTAATAAATATGAGTTGGCAATAGTTGCAGGAAAAGTAGCAAAAAAAGAGTTTATGAAGGGTAATGAAAAATTTAAGATCATGGATAATGTGTTTGAGGACATTATGAATGATGAAATTGAAATTAAAGAATAAATAAATTTTACTTAATGATATTGACTATTTAGAAATATAAAATATACTTATAGTGGGATGAAAAAATTGAGGTGATTTATGTATAAAGATGAAGAAATAGAAAAGTTTCTTGAAAATCTGGATATAGTACAGGTCATAGGGGAATATGTAACATTAAAGAAGACAGGTGCTAATTATAAAGGATTTTCACCATTTAAAGAAGAAAGAACGCCGTCTTTTGTTGTAAGTCCCACAAAAAATATATTTAAGGACTTTAGTACAGGAATAGGCGGAAATGCTATATCATTTTACATGAAGATAAATAATATC
It includes:
- the rpoZ gene encoding DNA-directed RNA polymerase subunit omega produces the protein MKKEKITIDDLLSKIPNKYELAIVAGKVAKKEFMKGNEKFKIMDNVFEDIMNDEIEIKE